Sequence from the Fictibacillus arsenicus genome:
CCTTCTTTCAATGTTCCAATCCGTTTCTCCATGGCGAATAAAGGCTATAGTCGTCACCAAAAACTCCCCCTCTTCAATACACATCAAAGTACATTGTTATCTTTTTAAAGGCTCTTTTCAAATAGATTGTTGTTTTTGAATCGTTTTTTAAAGACACTTCGTTGAAAAGTTGATTGGAGCGCAAGGTGCGAGACTCCTGCGTGCCAACCACCTGAATATACTTCTTGCAAGGCATGCGACGAGGAACACGCTTCTATGCTGTTTTGCTTGTAGACGCAGGAGCACACAAACTTCCTTGAAGGTGAGACCACGGCAGGCTTATTAGCCTCACCGCACGACCCGCGGAAAGCGAGCATCCTGGAGCGGAAATCAACCCTTTCAAATAGCAACAAAGCCCCATAAAAAAACGTCCAGCGAACCGGACGTTTTTGGGTATTCATTTTATACTAACACTTTTTTAAATTCTTCTGTTAACAAAGGTACTACTTCAAAGAGATCCCCAACAATTCCGTAGTCTGCTACTGAGAAGATGCTTGCTTCTGGATCTTTGTTGATAGCAACAATTACTTTTGAATTCGACATACCAGCTAAATGCTGAATAGCACCAGAGATTCCACAAGCGATGTACAAATCAGGTGTTACAACTTTACCTGTCTGGCCGATTTGAAGTGAGTAATCGCAATAATCTGCATCACATGCTCCGCGGGATGCCCCAACAGCTGCTCCCAGCACGTCTGCAAGTTCTTGAAGAGGCTTAAATCCATCTTCAGATTTCACTCCGCGTCCGCCAGCAACGATAATCTTTGCTTCTGATAAGTCAACACCTGTAGAAGCTTTGCGAACGACTTCTTTAACAATCGTTCTTAGATTCTTAATTTCAATAGATACAGATTTTACTTCTCCAGAACGTGATTCGTCTTTCTCTAATGGTGCGATATTGTTTGGACGAATTGTAACAAAGATTAGTCCATCATTGATTAATTTCTTTTCGAATGCTTTTCCTGAATATACTGGACGTGTAAACACAGTATTTTCACCCGCTTGTTCCAATCCAGTTACATCTGAGATCAGACCGGATTCTAAACGTGCTGCAAGTCTTGGTGATAAATCTTTTCCTAGTGATGTATGTCCGAAAACAATTGCTTCCGGTTTTTCTTCATCGATAATTTGTTTCAAAGCTTGATAGTAGCCATCTGTCGTATAGTTTGCGAGCTTTTCATTTTCCGCTGTAAGTACACGATCAGCCCCGTAATGAATTAATTCATTTGCAAGAGATTGTACAGAGTCGCCGCACAATACAGCAAATACTTCTCCCCCGCCTGAAATTTCTTTTGCTGCTGCAATCGCTTCAAATGATACGTTACGCAATGCACCGTCACGAGATTCTGCAAGTACTAAAACTTTTTTTGCCATGATGACTCCTCCTTATATAACCTTTGCTTCGTTTCTTAACAGAGATACAAGTTCTTTCACTTGATCTGCTGTGTCACCAGATAAGATTTTTCCAGCTTCCTTTTTAGGAGGAAGATAAATTTCTACTGTTTTTGTTTTAGCTTCTACATCGTCTTCATCAATATCAAGATCATCAAGCTCTAATGTTTCAAGGGGCTTTTTCTTAGCTTTCATAATCCCTGGAAGCGATGGGTAGCGCGGCTCATTCAAGCCTTGCTGTGCTGTCACCAGTAACGGAAGAGAAGTTTCAATCTTTTCTAGATCTCCTTCTACGTCGCGCTCAATATTTACAGTTGTACCGTTAATTTCAATTTTAGTTATCGTAGTTACATGAGGAATATCAAGCAGTTCTGCTAAACGCGGACCCACTTGTCCAGTTCCGTTATCAATCGCTACATTTCCGCCTAAAATGATGTCATATTCTTTATCTTTAAAATATGCAGCTAAAACGGAAGAAGTTGTGAACTGGTCCTGGCTGTCTAAGTCTTCGTTTGAAATAAGCACAGCTTGATCGGCACCCATAGCCAAAGCTGTACGAAGCTCTTTCTCAGAGTCTTCATCGCCCACAGTTACAACTGTAACGGTTCCGCCATGTGCATCTTTTAATGTGATCGCTTCTTCAATCGCATACTCGTCATAAGGATTGATGATAAATTCAGCACTGTCTTCGGAAATTTTATTATTTGTAACCGAGATCTTTTCTTCTGTATCAAAAGTACGTTTTAAAATAACAAAAATATTCATTATTTACCCCTCCTAATTATCGGTCCTGAAATACAGGCTTTCTTTTTTCTATGAATGCTTGGATCCCCTCTTGGCCATCATGGCTTTTAAAAGCTTTTCCAAACAATTCCTGTTCTTTCTCTGCGCCCTTTTCATAGAGACCATGTTTAGCATAATTCAGTAATTCTAATGTGTATTTAATGGATACAGCACTTTTTTCTGAAAAGCTCTCTGCCATTTTGTAAGCCTTTTCAAAAAGTTCTTCAGCTGGACAGGAGTCATTCGCTAATCCAAAAGATACAGCTTCTTTTCCTGAGATAGGCTGGCTGGATAAGAGCATCTCACATGCTTTCGGAACACCTACTAACTGAGGCAGCCTTTGAGTTCCTGCAAATCCTGGAATTAGACCTAGAGTCAGTTCCGGAAGACCAAGCTTTGCATCTTCTGCAACTAGTCTGATATGACAGCTCATCGCCAGTTCCAGACCGCCGCCGAGAGCTGCTCCGTGAATTGCAGCAATAACCGGTTTTGAAAATTGTTCAATACGGTTAAAAACGTCCTGGCCTTTCTTACCAAGCATAGCAAAACCTTTTTCATCAGGAACTTCCGTGAATTCCTTTATATCTGCTCCCGCTGAGAAAAAACGCCCTTCTCCAAGAATAACTACTGATTTTATCGAGTTGTCATTTTCTATTTGATCCAATGCTCCGTCAATTTCTTCGATCACACCGGTTGAAAGGGCATTAGCAGGTGCTCGGTTAAGCTTTATTGAGGCTACTTTACCTTGCTTTTCAACTTGTAAATAATTCACTTTATCAAACCTCCTCAAGAACGTTTTATTCTGTCTGTGCACATCTGACTGCCAGACCATTAACGAGCATTTGATGAACGGGGCCGGAAAGAGCGGGGAGATCATATCGATGATCATTCATTACCCAGTTGGTAGCCGTTTCATCTATTGTTCCGAAAATCATCTGTCGAGCAAGCCTGTAATCCATATCTCTTACAAACACACCTTCATTCATGCCATCGGTCAGTATGGAATCTATTAAGTTTAAATACCTCTTTAATACTTCCCCTATTTTTGCCCGAAGCTGTCTGTTTGTCTGGCGCAGCTCTAATTGCGTTACGATAGATAATTCGTAATCTGCAGTTAATTGCTTAAAGTGCATCTCGACGAGTGTTCTCAGTTTTTCAATCGCCGAATCATTGCTTCTGAGCTCATTTTCTGTTTTTTCGATAAAGGTCCCCATTTTCTCATTAAAAACAGAAACAAGCAGATCTTCTTTGTTCTTAAAATAAAGATAAATGGTGCCATCTGCGACACCTGCTTCTTTCGCTATCTTTGAAACCTGGGATTGATGGTAGCCGTGTTCTGCAATGACATTAACAGCAGCATCAATTATTTTTTCGTATTTTGGACCTTTTCGTTTCATAACTATCGCCTCATTTGTGTATAGCACAACCATATAAAAAAATGAATGATTGTTCATTCATAATTGTAAAACAAATCTTTCTTTTCTGTCAATTTCATTATGTCATTTTTTTATCTATGTTGACAAGCAGGAAGTTTTTAAAAGGCTGATTTCACAAACTTTGTTGCTTTGGGTAGTGGTTGATTTCCGTTCCAGGTGCTCGCTTTCCGCGGGGCGTGCGGTGAGCCCCCTAGGCTATTCAAGCCTGCCGGGGTCTCACCTGTCCCGCTGATCCCTCAGGAGTCTCGCACCTTGCGCTCCAATCAACTTGTCAAACGAACTGTCTCAACAAAATTCATTAAGAAAGAATCCTTTTGCGGATGCTTGGATCCCGCAGGGAGTTCTACCCAAAACAAAAACCGCACAATGGCGGTTTTTAAAAGTGAATCAGTTGTTTTGTTTTGCTTTTTCCCGCTCTTCTTCAAGAAGGACTCTTCTCAGAATCTTTCCTACCATCGTTTTAGGCAGTTCATCTCTAAATTCATAAAGTCTCGGCACTTTAAATGATGCCAGATGTTCACGGCAATATTTATTCAGCTCTTCTTCTGTACACTCGGCTCCATCTTTAAGTACAACAAAAGCTTTTACGGTCTCACCTCGATATTCATCAGGTACACCAACGACTACAGCTTCTTTTACACTTTCATGCTCGTATAGAACCTCTTCGACTTCACGAGGATAAATATTAAAGCCGCCCGCAATGATAAGGTCTTTTTTGCGATCAACAATGTAAAAGTAGCCTCTTTCATCCATGTAGCCCATATCACCCGTAATAAGCCAGTCGTCTCTAAAAACAGAAGCTGTTTCTTCAGGCTGATTCCAGTACCCTTTCATAACTTGAGGACCTCTTACAGCCAGTTCGCCGATCTCACCTGGTTCTGCCCATTCACCAGTTTCGGCAGATATAATAGCTGCTTCAGTATTCGGCCAAGGCATACCGATGCTTCCTTTTACCTGCTCTCCATAAATTAAATTTGCATGGGTTACTGGAGAAGCTTCAGTTAGACCATAACCTTCAACTAATGAACCCGAAATAACAGCCTGAAACTTTTCCTGAACTTCTAAAGGCAAAGCTGCTGAACCGCTTATACAAGCCTGGATGGAAGAAAGGTCATATTTCTTTAAATCCGGATGGTTCAAAAGTGCAATATACATGGTCGGAGCACCAGGAAATAGTGTTGGGCGTTCTTTATGAATCGTTTTCAAAACTTGTGCCGGATCGAATCGAGGAAGGATAATCATCTGCGCCTTCGTAATGATTCCTAAATTCATCACACAAGTCATCCCATACACATGGAAAAACGGCAGAGCCCCAAGTATCTTTTCTTTTCCATCACGATTCTTAAACATCCACGCGTTGCATTGCAAAGCATTGACGACAAGGTTTTTATGCGTAAGCATTACGCCTTTTGCAGGCCCTGTTGTTCCGCCAGTATACTGTAATAAAGCCAAATCTTCATCAGGGGAGATGCTGACTTCAGGCTTAATTGGCTTTGAACGCTTAAGCATTTCTGTAAAAGAATGAACTTCATGATTATAAGAAATGTTGACGACAACCGTTGGATTTTGCCTTTTTTGCACAAACGGGTAAAGCAGGTTTTTAGGAAATGGCAAATAGTCTTTGATACCTGTTATTATTACGTGCTCAACACTGGTATCATTCCTTACAGCAGATATTCTTCCAAAGAGCAGATCCAAGCTGACGATCACCTTTGCTCCACTGTCTGAAAGCTGATGGCGCAGCTCTCTTTCCGTATAAAGAGGGTTCGTCTGGACAACTATCCCGCCTAAGAACAAAGTACCGTAATAAGCAATTACCGCCTGAGGGCAGTTTGGCAGCATGATCGCTACGCGGTCCCCTTTTTTCACTCCTAGGGCTGAAAGTGAATGTGCAAACCGCAAAGAGCTTTCATACAGTTCACCGAACGTTAGAGTCTTGCCTAAAAAATGAACAGCAGTATTGTCTTTTTTCTGTTCTGCTGCTTCTTCTAAATACGCGAATAAAGGTTTGCTGTCGTAATCAAGATGTCCCGGAATTTCACTTGGGTAACTGTTAAGCCACCTTCTTTCCACTTGCATCTCCTCCTTTAATTCACGCCTTCCTTCAAAAATTTCTATATCTTTATTCCTATTATATTGAAAACGTATACAATTTTATATACTTTTTTAAAAATTAAAAATAATCGGTAAAATTTCAGCCAAAAAAATCCAGACCCTATATAGAAAGGTCTGGATTTTAATCATGTGAAAAATAATAAATAAACAAAACCTGCAGCAATAAATATGCCGCTTAGAACAAAAAGCACTTTAAATAACGTTTCCATATTTTATCCCTTCAACTATTCAATGCCTTCACCAATAACAAACGAAAGACCGACTGATATAACCATCGAAATAAAACCTACAGCTCTGTTATCATTTTCAATTTCTTTATCGATCTGGAATTTTGGCGTTAAAAATTCATAAATAAAATAACCGATTAAAAGCAAAACGAATCCAAATATTCCCCACATGACCATCATCAGCAAAGAGTCGTTCTGGGAAATTGAATATCGAAAAATATTTGCGATTCCAAAAATCTTCCCGCCTGTTGCCATTGCAACTGAAAGATTTCCGTTTTTAATTTCAACCCAGTTCTTATAACGGGTCACAAGCTCGAATACAGCTAAAAACAGGACCATACAAAGTACAACAACACTATAGTTTGCTGCTGTTTTTAAAAAAGCGTTTTCCATAAAATCCATCGGCAGTTCCCCTTTTAGATGGCTTTTTTATATATTAGGCTTATTTCATAAATACCTCAGAGCAAGTGAATCAGCATTTCCTCTGGATTATTTTAACACAGCTACTGTTACTCCGCCTCCCCCTTCACCAGCGGCACCCATTCTTGTGGACTTTACATTGCGATGAGATTTTAATAGCTCTTGTACGCCTTTACGTAGCGCTCCAGTACCCTTGCCATGAATGATATACACTTGGTTAAAACCTGCCATCATGGCTTCATCTAAATATCTGTCGACCTCAAGCATCGCGTCTTCATACCTTTTACCTCTTAAGTCCAGTTCTGGGCGTGAAGAATCATTTGAACCTGTTACTTTTACAAATGAACGCGGTTCAGGTTTTGGTTTATATTCTTTTATCCATTCCAAATCACGTTCTGATACATTCATTTTTAAGATACCGATTTGCACTTGATACTCGCTGCTGCTGACTTTTTCAACGATGTGTCCTTTTTGGCCGACACTTAACACTCTTACTTCATCACCAGGAACATATTCTTTCTTAGTGGATGCAGCTTTCGGTTTCTTATTCTTCGTCCTTGATTTTGGAACAGCTTCTTCCAATCTCTTTTTTGCTTCAATCAGTTTATGCTCTTTGATCTGTCCGCCTGATTTTTGAAGTTCACGAATTTCAACAATAATCTCTTCAGCTGTTTCCCGTGCTTTTTCAACAGCTCGCTCTGCTTCTTCTTTCGCCTTCTGATACAGCCGTTCTTTCTCATTTTGATAATGCTCTAACTCGCGTTCAAGATCAGCTTTGATCGCTTCGGCTTCTTTTCTTTTAATTTCAGCTTCTTGCATCTCTTTTTCTGCTTGTTTGCGGTTATCTTCAAGAGATCGGATCATATTGTCAATTTTATTTTCGTCTTCACTTATCTGAGATCTAGCTGAATCGATAATATCTTGACGCAAACCGAGTCTTTTTGATATTTCGAAAGCATTGCTTCGTCCTGGAACGCCGACTAACAGCCTGTAAGTTGGACGCAATGTCTGTACATCAAACTCTACTGAGGCATTCATAACGCCTTCGCGGTTGTAAGCATAGGCTTTCAATTCACTGTAATGTGTTGTCGCTACAACGCGAGCTCCTCTTGCAAATACAAAATCCAGAATAGAAATCGCAAGCGCGGCACCTTCTTGCGGATCTGTTCCTGCACCGAGTTCATCAAACAGGACAAGAGATTCATAATCCAGCTTGTTTAAGATATCAACAATGTTAACCATGTGGGATGAGAATGTACTCAACGACTGTTCGATAGACTGCTCATCGCCGATATCTGCAAAAATAGTTTTAAAGACAGCCATCTCAGATTCTTCCTGTGCTGGAATCTGCAATCCGCATTGGGCCATTAATGTAAGTAGACCGATCGTTTTTAAAGTAACGGTCTTCCCTCCTGTATTTGGACCGGTAATAACAAGAGATTGATACTCTCCTCCCAGCTTTACACTCGTTGGAACCACTGTCTCCTGATCCAGCAGCGGATGTCTTCCGTTATAGAGAGAAATAAAGCCTTTGTCATTCATAATCGGTCTTGTACATTTTAGTTCATTTGCGAAGCGCGCTTTTGCTAATATAAAGTCAACCTCTGCTAACACATCCACGTTCAGGAGAATATCATCAGCTGTTTCAGCAACTTGTGCAGTGAGCTCTCTTAATATTTTCTCTATTTCACGTGTTTCTTTCGCTTTTGCTTCTTTCACCTGATTATTTATAGTTACGACTGATTGCGGTTCAATGAATAACGTAGCGCCGCTGGCAGACTGGTCATGAACCATACCGCCAAAGTTCCCTCTGTACTCTTGTTTAACAGGAATAACAAATCTATCATTACGGATCGTTATGATAGAATCTGACAGCATCTTTTGATAGCTTGAAGACCTGACGATTGATTCAAGCTTTTCTCTGACTCTAGCTTCGAAGGTACGGAGCTGCTGGCGTATTGTTCTTAGCTCTGTGCTCGCACTATCCATCATATTTCCGTGGTCATCTATGCAATTTTTAATAGACTGTTCAACTTCCTGCAATGGAATGATCTGTTCGGCAGCATTTTTCAAGATATGAAGCTCGATGCCATCTTCCACTAACCCCTCTATAAAACGTTTAAATCTCCTGCCGCCATAAAGAGTTGAGGCAATATCCATCAAGTCTTCCTCGTTTAAAAGACTCCCGATTTTCGAGCGTTTTACGTTTGAACGAATATCAAATATCCCGCCAAAAGGAACCTGTCCTCTTAGACGGAGTACTTTTACACCTTCATCTGTCGCTTCTTGTGCGGCGTTCACTTCTTTAAGTTCAGTTAAAGGAACAAGAGCTTCAATCTTATTTATTCCTAATGAACAGCTTGCATGTTTTTTTAATCTTTCAATTACTTTTTTCAATTCTAAAACTCGCAACATTTTTTCTTGCATGTTAAACTTCCTCCTGCTCCGAGGATATAGAGCTATTTTTTACGGTTTATATAGGTTTCAAATTCTTTTAAGGTCATAGTATTTATTACAGAACTTTTTTTAATAAAACCTTTTCGTGCTACCGCAGCCCCAATCTCCATATGTTTCATCGTTTCTTTGTAATGTGCATCCGTATTAATAGCAATCTTCACACCTAGCTCCTGTGCTTTCCTTAGCCAGTCTGGCGATAGATCAAGTCTGTTTGGATTAGCGTTTAACTCAATTGCGGTATCTGTTTCATATGCAAGCTGAAGCAACATATCCACATCAACATCATAGCCTGTTCTTCGGCCGATCAGGCGCCCAGTCGGATGAGCAATTAAATCTACATTTTTGTGATCGAGCGCCGTTTTTAAACGTTTCATGATCTTACTCTGATCTTGTGAAAAAGCAGAATGGATACTCGCAATAACAAAATCCATCTCATC
This genomic interval carries:
- a CDS encoding electron transfer flavoprotein subunit alpha/FixB family protein, which translates into the protein MAKKVLVLAESRDGALRNVSFEAIAAAKEISGGGEVFAVLCGDSVQSLANELIHYGADRVLTAENEKLANYTTDGYYQALKQIIDEEKPEAIVFGHTSLGKDLSPRLAARLESGLISDVTGLEQAGENTVFTRPVYSGKAFEKKLINDGLIFVTIRPNNIAPLEKDESRSGEVKSVSIEIKNLRTIVKEVVRKASTGVDLSEAKIIVAGGRGVKSEDGFKPLQELADVLGAAVGASRGACDADYCDYSLQIGQTGKVVTPDLYIACGISGAIQHLAGMSNSKVIVAINKDPEASIFSVADYGIVGDLFEVVPLLTEEFKKVLV
- a CDS encoding electron transfer flavoprotein subunit beta/FixA family protein, which encodes MNIFVILKRTFDTEEKISVTNNKISEDSAEFIINPYDEYAIEEAITLKDAHGGTVTVVTVGDEDSEKELRTALAMGADQAVLISNEDLDSQDQFTTSSVLAAYFKDKEYDIILGGNVAIDNGTGQVGPRLAELLDIPHVTTITKIEINGTTVNIERDVEGDLEKIETSLPLLVTAQQGLNEPRYPSLPGIMKAKKKPLETLELDDLDIDEDDVEAKTKTVEIYLPPKKEAGKILSGDTADQVKELVSLLRNEAKVI
- a CDS encoding enoyl-CoA hydratase, which gives rise to MNYLQVEKQGKVASIKLNRAPANALSTGVIEEIDGALDQIENDNSIKSVVILGEGRFFSAGADIKEFTEVPDEKGFAMLGKKGQDVFNRIEQFSKPVIAAIHGAALGGGLELAMSCHIRLVAEDAKLGLPELTLGLIPGFAGTQRLPQLVGVPKACEMLLSSQPISGKEAVSFGLANDSCPAEELFEKAYKMAESFSEKSAVSIKYTLELLNYAKHGLYEKGAEKEQELFGKAFKSHDGQEGIQAFIEKRKPVFQDR
- a CDS encoding TetR/AcrR family transcriptional regulator gives rise to the protein MKRKGPKYEKIIDAAVNVIAEHGYHQSQVSKIAKEAGVADGTIYLYFKNKEDLLVSVFNEKMGTFIEKTENELRSNDSAIEKLRTLVEMHFKQLTADYELSIVTQLELRQTNRQLRAKIGEVLKRYLNLIDSILTDGMNEGVFVRDMDYRLARQMIFGTIDETATNWVMNDHRYDLPALSGPVHQMLVNGLAVRCAQTE
- a CDS encoding long-chain-fatty-acid--CoA ligase → MQVERRWLNSYPSEIPGHLDYDSKPLFAYLEEAAEQKKDNTAVHFLGKTLTFGELYESSLRFAHSLSALGVKKGDRVAIMLPNCPQAVIAYYGTLFLGGIVVQTNPLYTERELRHQLSDSGAKVIVSLDLLFGRISAVRNDTSVEHVIITGIKDYLPFPKNLLYPFVQKRQNPTVVVNISYNHEVHSFTEMLKRSKPIKPEVSISPDEDLALLQYTGGTTGPAKGVMLTHKNLVVNALQCNAWMFKNRDGKEKILGALPFFHVYGMTCVMNLGIITKAQMIILPRFDPAQVLKTIHKERPTLFPGAPTMYIALLNHPDLKKYDLSSIQACISGSAALPLEVQEKFQAVISGSLVEGYGLTEASPVTHANLIYGEQVKGSIGMPWPNTEAAIISAETGEWAEPGEIGELAVRGPQVMKGYWNQPEETASVFRDDWLITGDMGYMDERGYFYIVDRKKDLIIAGGFNIYPREVEEVLYEHESVKEAVVVGVPDEYRGETVKAFVVLKDGAECTEEELNKYCREHLASFKVPRLYEFRDELPKTMVGKILRRVLLEEEREKAKQNN
- a CDS encoding DUF350 domain-containing protein, whose translation is MDFMENAFLKTAANYSVVVLCMVLFLAVFELVTRYKNWVEIKNGNLSVAMATGGKIFGIANIFRYSISQNDSLLMMVMWGIFGFVLLLIGYFIYEFLTPKFQIDKEIENDNRAVGFISMVISVGLSFVIGEGIE
- a CDS encoding endonuclease MutS2, with protein sequence MQEKMLRVLELKKVIERLKKHASCSLGINKIEALVPLTELKEVNAAQEATDEGVKVLRLRGQVPFGGIFDIRSNVKRSKIGSLLNEEDLMDIASTLYGGRRFKRFIEGLVEDGIELHILKNAAEQIIPLQEVEQSIKNCIDDHGNMMDSASTELRTIRQQLRTFEARVREKLESIVRSSSYQKMLSDSIITIRNDRFVIPVKQEYRGNFGGMVHDQSASGATLFIEPQSVVTINNQVKEAKAKETREIEKILRELTAQVAETADDILLNVDVLAEVDFILAKARFANELKCTRPIMNDKGFISLYNGRHPLLDQETVVPTSVKLGGEYQSLVITGPNTGGKTVTLKTIGLLTLMAQCGLQIPAQEESEMAVFKTIFADIGDEQSIEQSLSTFSSHMVNIVDILNKLDYESLVLFDELGAGTDPQEGAALAISILDFVFARGARVVATTHYSELKAYAYNREGVMNASVEFDVQTLRPTYRLLVGVPGRSNAFEISKRLGLRQDIIDSARSQISEDENKIDNMIRSLEDNRKQAEKEMQEAEIKRKEAEAIKADLERELEHYQNEKERLYQKAKEEAERAVEKARETAEEIIVEIRELQKSGGQIKEHKLIEAKKRLEEAVPKSRTKNKKPKAASTKKEYVPGDEVRVLSVGQKGHIVEKVSSSEYQVQIGILKMNVSERDLEWIKEYKPKPEPRSFVKVTGSNDSSRPELDLRGKRYEDAMLEVDRYLDEAMMAGFNQVYIIHGKGTGALRKGVQELLKSHRNVKSTRMGAAGEGGGGVTVAVLK